DNA sequence from the Candidatus Rokuibacteriota bacterium genome:
GTTTTGCCTCGGCCATGGCCCTCATGATGCTCCTGACCAGCCTCCTGGTCGGGCTGGCGAAGGCGAACCTGCTCCATCGGCTTCAGGCGTCTACCGTGTGGATCAAGCGCGCGAGCGGCCTGGTCCTCGTTCTCGCTGGCCTCTACCTCGGCTACTACTACGTGGCGGCCGGCATGTGACGGCGCCGCCCCGGTGCGGAGGGTTTCTATGAAAGTTCGTCGCGTCTTCCTTGCCGCGCTCCTGGGCGTTCTCACCCTGGCGATTCCCCAACTCGCCCACGCCGAGCTGAAGCTCGCCATCCTCAATGTGAAGGGGATGGTCTGCCAATCCTGACCGATCTCGGTCGCGACAGCCTTGGAGAGGCTGCCGGGAGTCAAGCGAGCCCACGTGCGTCTGGAGACCGAGGAGGCGCGGGTCGTCTACGACGACGCCAAGCAGACACCCGAGAAGCTCGCTGCGGCGATCGACCGGCTCGGCTTTCCGGCCTCCGTCCTGTCGGTGACGGCGGCTCCCAAGCCCACGCTCTACGTTGACGGGCTCACGGACCTGAAGACAGTCCGGAAGGTGGAGCAGGTTTTGAAGGCCGTCAAAGGGGTCAGGGGCGTGACTGTGGATCCGAGGGACGGGGAGGTCTTCGTCGACTACGACCGCCTGACAACGAGCGTCAGAGACCTGGTGGCGGCGCTTGAGGGCGCAGGCTTCAAGGCTCGCTCCGGCTCACCCTGATCCTGCCCGGCAGTTCACACTTTTTCAGCCCCCTGTATCCAGGCCTTCCGCTCAGGCATCTCAAGTAGCGAGGCCGTCCCCGTGCCGAGCGTCCTGCCACGGGGTGGAGGAAGGGAGGTGAGCGCGTGAGCTGGCTAAGCTGGCTTGTCCTGGGAGTGGCGGTGCTGAGCCTGTTTGTGCTCTGGGACCTCCTCTTCTGCGGCGGGAAGCGCTGCAAGGAGTTTATCGATCACCTCTAGACAATCGGAGGGGGCCTCGCCGGCCCCCTCCGAGGCCTCCCCCAGGAATCGCTTGCGCGGGCCAAGCCCGCGCTCGAAGGGCATTACTCCGACACGCTCCTAGGGTCCTGCGCTCGGCCTGCGAGCCCTCACGCGGCTTTCGAGTAGGTGGCGGC
Encoded proteins:
- a CDS encoding heavy-metal-associated domain-containing protein, translated to MERLPGVKRAHVRLETEEARVVYDDAKQTPEKLAAAIDRLGFPASVLSVTAAPKPTLYVDGLTDLKTVRKVEQVLKAVKGVRGVTVDPRDGEVFVDYDRLTTSVRDLVAALEGAGFKARSGSP